The Clostridia bacterium genomic interval AAGTAGAAGCAGCATCGGATTACAGTACAATTAAGATAGGGTTAAACTCTTTAGGCACTCATACCCAAATGAGTATCAAAGTGTCAGGAAATTATTCTGTTGAAGGACAGGAACTACCCCTGGGAAACGGAAATACATATACTATAAAAGTTGAAAACGGTAGGATAACATTAAAAGATGGAGATAAAAAAATAGCTGAATCCACCAGCCAAATAAAACTTATTGAACACAAAAATTCAAATATCAATACTCTGCAGTTAAATGGAGGAAGAAGATACCAAGGCAATATCACATTCAGATTGTCAAGTGGCAGGATATTCGCTATAAATGAAGTTTACTTGGAGGATTACCTTAAAGGCGTGGTACCCTATGAGATGTCCAACGGTTGGCCATTAGAGGCCCTTAAAGCCCAGGCAGTGGCTGCCAGGACATATGCTGTAAGAAACTTCGGCAAACACGTATCCAAAGGGTACAACTTGACAGATACAGCAGCCTGCCAGGTGTATAGAGGATATAATTCATCATATAAAAATGCAGCCAATGCTGTAGACCATACCAAAGGCCAAATAATAAAGTATAATGGCTCTATCATAGATGCACTCTATTCTTCTAGCAATGGTGGCTATATGGAGGCAGCTCACAATGTATGGAGCTCATCATATTCCTATCTTGTATCAAAGCAGGATCCCTATGATCTCAGCTCCATCAATCCTTCCAAGAGCTGGACAAGGACTTTCACCGGCAACCAAATACAATCTATACTGAAAAACAAAGGTTATGATGTGGGGACAATCCAATCTGTAGAAGCACGATATACCAGCGGAGATCCTTCGGGCAGGGTGAGAAGCCTTGTGATAACTGGGGATAAAGCTACGAAAACATTTACAAAGTTTTCTGCTTATAGAATATTGTGCGTAGATGATATAAACAGGGATTTGAAAAGCTCCCTGTATATCATCGAAAAGCAGGACGATAAGTATATTTTTAAGGGTAAAGGATATGGGCATGGAGTAGGGATGAGCCAGTATGGTGCTAGGGCTATGGTGGAAAGCCATGGGAAGAAATATACCGATGTCATCAAATTCTATTATCCCGGCACCAGCATACACACCATGAAGGTATCTCCTCCTTCCCTCACGGATATGCCTGAACCTAAACCACAACCTACACCACAACCTACACCACAACCCAAGCCACAACCTGAACCAAAGCCTCACACCAAAGGCATCACCACTGCAAGTGTGTTAAATGTAAGGAGTGGAGCAGGTTTAAACTATAAAATTGTGGGCAAACTTAAAAAAGGAACTAATGTGGAAATATTATCCACAAACGGAAAATGGCATAGAATAAAATATGGGACCTTAATAGGCTATGTACACACTGACTACGTAAAGGTGGAGGGACAGTCCACTCCGCCTGCAAACACTGATCCGGGCACTAGCAAGCCACAACCGCCTAAAGATGCATTGCCTCCACAAAAAGAACATGGTAGGGTAACTGCCAAGACCAGCTTGAATGTGAGGAATGAGGCCAGCATAAGAGCTACCAGAGTAGGAAGGTTATTATCAGGAGAGACGGTAGAGATAGTAGGCTATAAAAATGGATGGTATAAGATAAAGAAGGGCAGCCTGACAGGATATGTTTCAGCTGATTACCTCAAGAAGATCGATTTATCAGGTGACAATGATTCCGGCAATAAGGTTGAAAGATATGGAAAAGTGATATCCAAGCTGAACTTGAACGTAAGGGCATCCGCCAGCACCAGCGCTAAGAGAATAGGTAAATTAGCCCCGGGACAGACCGTACAGATACTGGGGCATACCGGCAGCTGGTATAAGATAAAAAAAGGGAACATGGTAGGCTATGTATATGATGGATATCTGAAGGAAGATGGTAAGAAGGATACCGGCAGCTCCGGAGGAAGCGATTCCAAGGATAATATCAGCGATGGAAATGGCATAGTCACTGCAAGTGCTTTGAATG includes:
- a CDS encoding SpoIID/LytB domain-containing protein — translated: MMKKFIALMVSLIMTINFLSFIEVEAASDYSTIKIGLNSLGTHTQMSIKVSGNYSVEGQELPLGNGNTYTIKVENGRITLKDGDKKIAESTSQIKLIEHKNSNINTLQLNGGRRYQGNITFRLSSGRIFAINEVYLEDYLKGVVPYEMSNGWPLEALKAQAVAARTYAVRNFGKHVSKGYNLTDTAACQVYRGYNSSYKNAANAVDHTKGQIIKYNGSIIDALYSSSNGGYMEAAHNVWSSSYSYLVSKQDPYDLSSINPSKSWTRTFTGNQIQSILKNKGYDVGTIQSVEARYTSGDPSGRVRSLVITGDKATKTFTKFSAYRILCVDDINRDLKSSLYIIEKQDDKYIFKGKGYGHGVGMSQYGARAMVESHGKKYTDVIKFYYPGTSIHTMKVSPPSLTDMPEPKPQPTPQPTPQPKPQPEPKPHTKGITTASVLNVRSGAGLNYKIVGKLKKGTNVEILSTNGKWHRIKYGTLIGYVHTDYVKVEGQSTPPANTDPGTSKPQPPKDALPPQKEHGRVTAKTSLNVRNEASIRATRVGRLLSGETVEIVGYKNGWYKIKKGSLTGYVSADYLKKIDLSGDNDSGNKVERYGKVISKLNLNVRASASTSAKRIGKLAPGQTVQILGHTGSWYKIKKGNMVGYVYDGYLKEDGKKDTGSSGGSDSKDNISDGNGIVTASALNVRSGPGTGYARKRLLPKNTKVKILAKSGDWYKIECGNLVGYVHCKYIKMTDGSSNNRGNEPVRKGVVTAKALNIRTGPSTSHAKIGLLFNGNKIDILSSVSGWYKIKTSTGRTGYVFSNYVK